In Nitrosarchaeum koreense MY1, one genomic interval encodes:
- a CDS encoding formate--phosphoribosylaminoimidazolecarboxamide ligase: MTAIATLGSHCALQVLKGAKDEGLKTILVCERKRERLYRRFSFIDELILVDSFTEILEQKHQSILEQNNAVLIPHGTLIAQMSSEQIESIKTPIFGNKWILRWESDRTMKEKLMREARLPVPKPVLHSKDIDKLVIVKRQGAAGGKGYFLAANQEDYNKKREQLISQGIISKEETLYIQEYAAGVLAYLQFFYSPLKEELEFFGADQRHESDIEGLARIPSEQQLKNTKVPSFNVIGNSPIVLRESLLDEVYTMGENFVEASKRIVSPGMNGPFCIEGVYDENAKFTSFEFSARIVAGTNIYMDGSPYYSLLFNEPMSMGKRIAREIKTAKGTNQLDKITT; the protein is encoded by the coding sequence TTGACGGCAATAGCAACTTTAGGATCACATTGTGCACTACAAGTTCTAAAAGGTGCAAAAGATGAAGGTCTAAAGACAATTCTAGTTTGTGAGAGAAAAAGAGAGAGGCTATACCGTCGATTTTCATTTATTGACGAATTAATCTTAGTAGATTCATTTACAGAAATATTAGAACAAAAACATCAATCAATTTTAGAGCAAAATAATGCAGTATTAATTCCTCATGGAACGTTGATTGCACAAATGAGCTCTGAACAAATTGAATCAATCAAGACTCCAATTTTTGGAAACAAGTGGATCCTAAGATGGGAGTCAGATAGAACCATGAAAGAAAAACTTATGCGAGAGGCAAGACTTCCTGTTCCAAAACCTGTCTTACATTCAAAGGACATAGATAAGCTAGTAATTGTAAAAAGGCAAGGGGCTGCAGGTGGCAAAGGATATTTTTTGGCTGCTAATCAAGAAGATTACAATAAAAAAAGAGAACAGTTGATTTCACAGGGAATAATTTCTAAAGAAGAGACACTCTACATTCAAGAGTATGCTGCAGGTGTTTTGGCATATCTGCAATTCTTTTATTCGCCTCTAAAAGAAGAGTTGGAATTTTTTGGAGCTGATCAAAGGCATGAATCAGACATTGAGGGGCTTGCAAGAATTCCATCAGAGCAACAGCTCAAAAATACTAAAGTTCCATCATTTAACGTGATAGGAAACAGCCCAATTGTTCTAAGAGAATCATTATTAGATGAGGTGTATACCATGGGTGAAAATTTTGTAGAAGCATCAAAAAGAATTGTATCACCTGGAATGAACGGGCCATTTTGCATTGAAGGGGTTTATGATGAAAATGCAAAATTTACATCGTTTGAATTTTCAGCTAGAATCGTGGCAGGAACTAACATCTATATGGATGGCTCGCCATACTACTCATTGCTTTTTAATGAGCCTATGAGTATGGGCAAAAGAATTGCACGTGAAATAAAAACTGCAAAAGGAACAAATCAGCTAGATAAAATTACAACGTAA
- a CDS encoding PEFG-CTERM sorting domain-containing protein produces the protein MHYWFLFILPLLIFSTPALAQTSESDSFSTSSEYVLEIDEHEYSISYTINANVIAMEIDPESKSLLIGLDETYDSQFFIELEHDLINAENNEFIILVDGEEVYYQITSDSELSTFEFFVPVGSEEVEIIGTYVIPEFPIGTIFGFIVMLSSVMLFAKMKPSFFTL, from the coding sequence ATGCATTATTGGTTTCTTTTTATTTTACCTCTTTTGATTTTTAGCACACCTGCTTTAGCCCAGACTTCGGAATCTGATTCGTTTTCTACTTCCTCAGAATATGTTTTGGAAATTGATGAACATGAATATTCTATTTCTTACACTATAAACGCTAATGTCATTGCAATGGAGATTGATCCGGAATCAAAATCATTGCTTATCGGTCTGGATGAGACATATGACTCTCAATTTTTTATAGAACTGGAACATGATTTGATAAATGCAGAAAATAATGAATTTATAATTTTAGTTGATGGTGAAGAAGTATATTATCAAATAACTTCTGATTCTGAGCTCTCCACATTTGAGTTCTTTGTACCAGTAGGTTCTGAAGAAGTTGAAATTATTGGAACGTATGTGATTCCAGAATTCCCAATCGGTACAATTTTTGGGTTTATAGTAATGCTCTCATCTGTCATGCTTTTTGCAAAAATGAAACCTTCTTTTTTTACGTTGTAA